The following proteins come from a genomic window of Trifolium pratense cultivar HEN17-A07 linkage group LG4, ARS_RC_1.1, whole genome shotgun sequence:
- the LOC123924767 gene encoding disease resistance protein RGA5-like: MTQRIVIELPLHCAKCEKKIMAICTTADGVTAFAFEREGRDRVVIKGEDIDPARITECLREKVTKHARLVSVAIDDD; the protein is encoded by the exons ATGACG CAAAGGATTGTGATTGAGTTGCCACTTCATTGTGCAAAATGTGAGAAGAAAATAATGGCCATATGCACCACTGCTGATG GTGTTACAGCATTTGCTTTTGAAAGGGAAGGAAGAGATAGAGTGGTGATTAAAGGAGAAGATATTGATCCAGCAAGGATAACAGAATGTTTGAGGGAGAAAGTGACTAAGCATGCTAGACTTGTTAGTGTGGCTATAGATGATGATTAA
- the LOC123920331 gene encoding putative DUF21 domain-containing protein At3g13070, chloroplastic isoform X1, whose product MAYESWVLGHGVFFNSGTKLFYPTHENRTKRMPMKVLGINSRYPFPIVSNCVGPFTCKSFQVSSYGNNAKLLSGNSLKMKCLGSDSDCLHEKNVVSNANLKFINEVLLKKGILLAATVCGVLVFGCPKVFAVEGIVNAGYGVIGKSILLLKSTWPTVLQVLRLFKEQGLLLALLLGLSAFFSLAETSITTLWPWKVRELAEKESENGVFRLLRSDVTRFLTTILIGTTVVNIAATALVTEAATAVFGEAGVSAATGVMTVAILLLTEITPKSIAVHNATEVARFVVRPVAWLSLVLYPVGRIVTYLSMGMLKLLGLKGSSEPYVTEEELKLMLRGAELSGAIEEEEQDMIENVLEIKDTHVREVMTPLVDVVAIDASASLVDFHHLWVTHQYSRVPVFEQRVDNIMGIAYAMDLLDYVQKGETLESITVGDMAHKPAYFVPDSMSVWNLLREFRIRKVHMAVVLNEYGGTVGLVTLEDVVEEIVGEIFDENDSKEEIQKKTGYIVMRAEGVFDVDANTSIDQLSEDLNIKMPEVHHFFIFYTCILHIVFLEINYAYYSYCQGHQYETVSGFVCEAFGYIPRTGESIKIDLERDDEDDEDDNNGDHQEPKEKKHIFKLEILAGNARKVSAVRFERLNTVDEMLEAKEVTRMFPKIVKRKWNSGEDSEDDGEYDGYAFVKRPQEDISNEYVVDQENSLRNS is encoded by the exons ATGGCCTACGAATCTTGGGTTTTGGGTCATGGAGTTTTTTTCAATTCGGGTACTAAATTGTTTTATCCTACTCATGAGAATCGAACTAAGAGAATGCCAATGAAGGTTTTGGGTATAAACAGTAGATACCCCTTTCCTATTGTTTCAAATTGTGTTGGTCCTTTCACTTGTAAAAGCTTTCAGGTTTCAAGTTATGGAAACAATGCCAAGTTACTTAGTGGGAATAGCTTGAAGATGAAGTGTCTTGGTAGTGATAGTGATTGTTTGCATGAGAAAAATGTTGTTTCCAATGCTAATTTGAAGTTTATAAATGAAGTTTTGTTGAAAAAAGGGATTCTTTTGGCTGCTACTGTTTGTGGGGTGTTGGTGTTTGGATGTCCGAAAGTTTTCGCTGTTGAAGGTATTGTCAATGCTGGATATGGTGTTATTGGAAAGAGCATACTTTTGCTTAAGAGTACTTGGCCTACGGTGTTGCAAGTTCTTCGTTTATTTAAGGAACAAGGGTTGTTATTGGCTTTGCTTTTGGGTCTTTCGGCGTTTTTCTCTTTGGCGGAGACATCAATTACCACACTTTGGCCTTGGAAG GTTCGTGAGTTGGCTGAAAAAGAATCTGAAAATGGCGTCTTCAGACTACTCCGAAGTGATGTTACTCGATTCCTCACAACCATACTTATTGGCACAAC TGTAGTAAATATCGCAGCAACTGCTCTGGTCACAGAAGCTGCAACTGCAGTATTTGGCGAAGCTGGTGTTAGTGCAGCAACAGGAGTGATGACA GTTGCCATTTTGCTTCTCACTGAAATCACTCCAAAAAGCATTGCTGTTCATAATGCCACAGAGGTGGCTCGGTTTGTG GTCAGGCCAGTGGCATGGCTTTCTCTTGTACTGTATCCCGTAGGAAGAATTGTTACCTATCTTTCAATGGGGATGCTTAAATTGCTTGGCTTAAAAGGAAGTAG TGAGCCATATGTTACTGAAGAGGAGCTAAAACTGATGCTAAGGGGTGCAGAACTAAGCGGGGCAATAGAAGAGGAAGAACAA GATATGATTGAAAATGTGTTGGAGATAAAAGACACACATGTCAGAGAAGTTATGACACCTCTTGTTGATGTTGTTGCAATCGATGCAAGTGCAAGCCTTGTAGATTTTCATCACTTGTGGGTTACACATCAGTACTCAAG GGTACCTGTTTTTGAGCAACGTGTTGATAATATAATGGGTATAGCATATGCAATGGATCTGCTGGATTATGTACAAAAG GGCGAGACGCTGGAGAGTATTACAGTTGGAGATATGGCTCATAAGCCTGCATATTTCGTACCTG ATTCAATGTCTGTTTGGAATCTTCTTAGAGAGTTTCGAATCAGAAAAGTTCACATGGCTGTCGTTCTTAATGAGTACGGTGGAACTGTTGGA CTTGTAACTCTTGAAGATGTTGTTGAGGAAATTGTTGGTGAAATCTTTGATGAAAATGACTCAAAG GAGGAAATACAAAAGAAAACTGGCTACATTGTGATGCGAGCTGAGGGTGTGTTTGACGTGGATGCTAACACATCCATTGATCAGCTTTCTGAAGATTTGAATATCAAGATGCCAGAGGTTCaccacttttttattttttatacgtGCATTTTACATATCGTGTTTCTCGAAATTAACTATGCTTATTATTCATATTGCCAGGGTCATCAATATGAGACAGTATCTGGTTTTGTATGTGAAGCCTTTGGATACATTCCAAGGACAGGTGAAAGCATCAAGATAGATCTTGAAAGGGATGacgaagatgatgaagatgacaACAATGGCGACCACCAGGAACCGaaagagaaaaaacatattttcaaacTTGAG ATACTAGCAGGAAATGCAAGAAAGGTGAGTGCTGTTCGGTTTGAAAGGCTAAATACTGTCGACGAAATGTTGGAGGCTAAAGAAGTAACACGAATGTTCCCGAAAATTGTGAAAAGAAAATGGAACAGCGGCGAAGACTCTGAGGATGATGGAGAATATGATGGATATGCATTTGTAAAGAGACCACAGGAAGACATTTCTAATGAATATGTAGTTGATCAGGAAAATTCTCTTAGAAATTCATAA
- the LOC123920331 gene encoding putative DUF21 domain-containing protein At3g13070, chloroplastic isoform X2, translating to MAYESWVLGHGVFFNSGTKLFYPTHENRTKRMPMKVLGINSRYPFPIVSNCVGPFTCKSFQVSSYGNNAKLLSGNSLKMKCLGSDSDCLHEKNVVSNANLKFINEVLLKKGILLAATVCGVLVFGCPKVFAVEGIVNAGYGVIGKSILLLKSTWPTVLQVLRLFKEQGLLLALLLGLSAFFSLAETSITTLWPWKVRELAEKESENGVFRLLRSDVTRFLTTILIGTTVVNIAATALVTEAATAVFGEAGVSAATGVMTVAILLLTEITPKSIAVHNATEVARFVVRPVAWLSLVLYPVGRIVTYLSMGMLKLLGLKGSSEPYVTEEELKLMLRGAELSGAIEEEEQDMIENVLEIKDTHVREVMTPLVDVVAIDASASLVDFHHLWVTHQYSRVPVFEQRVDNIMGIAYAMDLLDYVQKGETLESITVGDMAHKPAYFVPDSMSVWNLLREFRIRKVHMAVVLNEYGGTVGLVTLEDVVEEIVGEIFDENDSKEEIQKKTGYIVMRAEGVFDVDANTSIDQLSEDLNIKMPEGHQYETVSGFVCEAFGYIPRTGESIKIDLERDDEDDEDDNNGDHQEPKEKKHIFKLEILAGNARKVSAVRFERLNTVDEMLEAKEVTRMFPKIVKRKWNSGEDSEDDGEYDGYAFVKRPQEDISNEYVVDQENSLRNS from the exons ATGGCCTACGAATCTTGGGTTTTGGGTCATGGAGTTTTTTTCAATTCGGGTACTAAATTGTTTTATCCTACTCATGAGAATCGAACTAAGAGAATGCCAATGAAGGTTTTGGGTATAAACAGTAGATACCCCTTTCCTATTGTTTCAAATTGTGTTGGTCCTTTCACTTGTAAAAGCTTTCAGGTTTCAAGTTATGGAAACAATGCCAAGTTACTTAGTGGGAATAGCTTGAAGATGAAGTGTCTTGGTAGTGATAGTGATTGTTTGCATGAGAAAAATGTTGTTTCCAATGCTAATTTGAAGTTTATAAATGAAGTTTTGTTGAAAAAAGGGATTCTTTTGGCTGCTACTGTTTGTGGGGTGTTGGTGTTTGGATGTCCGAAAGTTTTCGCTGTTGAAGGTATTGTCAATGCTGGATATGGTGTTATTGGAAAGAGCATACTTTTGCTTAAGAGTACTTGGCCTACGGTGTTGCAAGTTCTTCGTTTATTTAAGGAACAAGGGTTGTTATTGGCTTTGCTTTTGGGTCTTTCGGCGTTTTTCTCTTTGGCGGAGACATCAATTACCACACTTTGGCCTTGGAAG GTTCGTGAGTTGGCTGAAAAAGAATCTGAAAATGGCGTCTTCAGACTACTCCGAAGTGATGTTACTCGATTCCTCACAACCATACTTATTGGCACAAC TGTAGTAAATATCGCAGCAACTGCTCTGGTCACAGAAGCTGCAACTGCAGTATTTGGCGAAGCTGGTGTTAGTGCAGCAACAGGAGTGATGACA GTTGCCATTTTGCTTCTCACTGAAATCACTCCAAAAAGCATTGCTGTTCATAATGCCACAGAGGTGGCTCGGTTTGTG GTCAGGCCAGTGGCATGGCTTTCTCTTGTACTGTATCCCGTAGGAAGAATTGTTACCTATCTTTCAATGGGGATGCTTAAATTGCTTGGCTTAAAAGGAAGTAG TGAGCCATATGTTACTGAAGAGGAGCTAAAACTGATGCTAAGGGGTGCAGAACTAAGCGGGGCAATAGAAGAGGAAGAACAA GATATGATTGAAAATGTGTTGGAGATAAAAGACACACATGTCAGAGAAGTTATGACACCTCTTGTTGATGTTGTTGCAATCGATGCAAGTGCAAGCCTTGTAGATTTTCATCACTTGTGGGTTACACATCAGTACTCAAG GGTACCTGTTTTTGAGCAACGTGTTGATAATATAATGGGTATAGCATATGCAATGGATCTGCTGGATTATGTACAAAAG GGCGAGACGCTGGAGAGTATTACAGTTGGAGATATGGCTCATAAGCCTGCATATTTCGTACCTG ATTCAATGTCTGTTTGGAATCTTCTTAGAGAGTTTCGAATCAGAAAAGTTCACATGGCTGTCGTTCTTAATGAGTACGGTGGAACTGTTGGA CTTGTAACTCTTGAAGATGTTGTTGAGGAAATTGTTGGTGAAATCTTTGATGAAAATGACTCAAAG GAGGAAATACAAAAGAAAACTGGCTACATTGTGATGCGAGCTGAGGGTGTGTTTGACGTGGATGCTAACACATCCATTGATCAGCTTTCTGAAGATTTGAATATCAAGATGCCAGAG GGTCATCAATATGAGACAGTATCTGGTTTTGTATGTGAAGCCTTTGGATACATTCCAAGGACAGGTGAAAGCATCAAGATAGATCTTGAAAGGGATGacgaagatgatgaagatgacaACAATGGCGACCACCAGGAACCGaaagagaaaaaacatattttcaaacTTGAG ATACTAGCAGGAAATGCAAGAAAGGTGAGTGCTGTTCGGTTTGAAAGGCTAAATACTGTCGACGAAATGTTGGAGGCTAAAGAAGTAACACGAATGTTCCCGAAAATTGTGAAAAGAAAATGGAACAGCGGCGAAGACTCTGAGGATGATGGAGAATATGATGGATATGCATTTGTAAAGAGACCACAGGAAGACATTTCTAATGAATATGTAGTTGATCAGGAAAATTCTCTTAGAAATTCATAA
- the LOC123881952 gene encoding pentatricopeptide repeat-containing protein At5g18950-like, producing MMTMLLRRRTTSYFRNLTTETTTQQGGCDKDQNFTQILNEICTITRTKPRWEKTLLSQYPFFNFSNPNFFLLYHNHQKNSFLSLRFLHWLTSHCGFSPDQSSCDVLFDALVDAGACKAAKSLLDYPHFTPKNASLESYIRCLSNGGMVEEAFDVFVSLKKVGFLPSVSTFNVSLLACLKVGRTDLVWKLYEHMLESGVLASYDVETVGYLIKAFCAENEVFDGYRLLRQVLEEGLCPDNTVFNSLITGFCKEGEYTRVSEILHIMISMKCNPSIYTYQEIINGLFKRKNAEGFRVFNDLKDRGYFPDNVMYTTVIKGLCDIGLFGEARKLWFEMIHKGLVPNEHTYNVMIYGYCKIGDFVEARKLYEEMCGRGYAESVVSYTTMISGLCLHGKTDEALSLFHEMSRKGIARDLISYNSLINGLCQKGELVKATDLLHELLAQGLEPSVSSFTPLIKRLCEVGDIEGAKRLLKDMHDRHLEPIATTHDYIIIGLCKEGNLTESMEWLLDMLSWKLKPKEQTFEHLIDSLTQEDRLDDILIVLDLMFREGYRLKESIIHSLVSKLSKENFHFPNLLLEELV from the coding sequence ATGATGACAATGTTACTGAGAAGAAGAACAACCTCGTATTTCCGAAACCTCACAACAGAAACAACAACCCAACAAGGTGGTTGTGATAAAGATCAAAACTTTACTCAAATTCTCAATGAAATTTGCACAATTACTCGAACTAAACCACGTTGGGAGAAAACCCTTTTATCACAATACCCATTTTTCAATTtctcaaaccctaatttcttcCTCCTTTATCACAATCATCAGAAAAATTCATTCCTTTCCCTTCGTTTCCTTCACTGGCTCACTTCACATTGTGGCTTCTCACCTGATCAGTCTTCATGTGATGTTCTTTTTGATGCTCTTGTTGATGCTGGTGCTTGCAAAGCTGCTAAATCATTGCTTGATTATCCTCATTTCACTCCAAAGAATGCTTCTTTGGAGTCTTACATTCGATGTCTTAGCAATGGTGGAATGGTTGAGGAAGCATTTGATGTGTTTGTTAGTTTGAAAAAGGTTGGATTTTTACCATCTGTGTCTACTTTTAATGTGTCTTTGTTAGCTTGTTTGAAAGTTGGTAGGACTGATTTGGTTTGGAAATTGTATGAACATATGCTTGAATCTGGTGTTTTAGCTAGTTATGATGTTGAAACTGTTGGGTATCTTATTAAGGCGTTTTGTGCCGAAAATGAAGTTTTTGATGGGTATCGACTTCTTAGACAGGTTTTGGAGGAGGGTTTGTGTCCTGATAACACGGTTTTTAACTCGCTTATAACTGGTTTTTGTAAGGAGGGAGAGTATACTAGAGTTTCTGAGATTCTTCATATTATGATTTCCATGAAGTGTAATCCTAGTATCTATACTTATCAAGAAATTATTAATGGACTCTTCAAGAGGAAGAATGCTGAGGGTTTTAGAGTTTTTAATGATCTCAAAGATAGAGGGTATTTTCCAGATAATGTTATGTATACAACAGTGATCAAAGGTCTTTGTGATATAGGGTTGTTTGGTGAGGCCAGGAAGTTGTGGTTTGAGATGATTCATAAAGGACTTGTGCCGAATGAGCACACCTATAATGTAATGATATATGGTTATTGTAAGATTGGTGATTTCGTTGAGGCAAGGAAGCTCTATGAGGAGATGTGTGGTAGAGGTTATGCAGAAAGCGTGGTTAGTTACACAACAATGATTTCGGGTCTATGTTTACATGGAAAGACTGATGAAGCTCTGAGCTTGTTTCATGAAATGTCTCGAAAGGGCATTGCTCGTGATTTGATCAGTTACAACTCTCTAATCAATGGCCTTTGCCAGAAAGGTGAGCTAGTTAAGGCTACTGATTTGTTGCATGAACTTCTCGCACAGGGTTTAGAACCATCAGTTTCTTCATTTACTCCTCTCATAAAAAGACTTTGTGAAGTCGGTGACATTGAGGGTGCAAAGAGATTGTTGAAAGATATGCATGATAGGCATTTGGAACCAATTGCTACTACGCatgattatattattattggGTTATGTAAAGAAGGAAATCTTACAGAAAGTATGGAATGGTTGCTAGACATGCTGAGTTGGAAGCTGAAACCCAAGGAGCAAACATTTGAGCATCTGATTGACAGTCTAACACAAGAAGATAGGTTAGATGATATTTTGATTGTCTTagatttaatgtttagagaagGATATAGACTCAAAGAAAGCATAATTCATTCTTTGGTCAGTAAACTTAGCAAAGAGAATTTCCATTTTCCTAATTTACTTTTGGAGGAGCTCGTATAA